A stretch of Apis cerana isolate GH-2021 linkage group LG1, AcerK_1.0, whole genome shotgun sequence DNA encodes these proteins:
- the LOC107994800 gene encoding cytochrome c oxidase assembly protein COX19, translating to MSSYTFSQKVFTPIPPEKGSFPLDHEGICKRLMIKYMRCLIENNNENTMCRDIIKEYLSCRMDNELMAREEWSNLGFSDEVKET from the coding sequence ATGTCATCGTATACATTTTCACAAAAAGTGTTTACACCTATACCTCCAGAAAAGGGTAGTTTTCCACTCGACCATGAGGGTATTTGCAAAAGACTTATGATCAAATATATGCGCTGTTTAATTGAGAATAATAACGAAAACACGATGTGTcgtgatattataaaagaatatctttCTTGTCGAATGGATAATGAGCTTATGGCACGAGAAGAATGGTCTAATCTTGGTTTTTCTGACGAGGTCAAGGAGACATAA
- the LOC107994797 gene encoding matrix metalloproteinase-2 isoform X2, with translation MNNRYYTLRTEQPSGLDTGGVRFELSRALDLWARNSKLTFQEVNSDRADILVYFHRGYHGDGYPFDGRGQILAHAFFPGRDRGGDVHFDEEEIWLLQGDNNEEGTSLFAVAAHEFGHSLGLAHSSVPGALMYPWYQGLSSNYELPEDDRHGIQQMYGAPEERLWANLPGGPPPPERPTTPRTTTTSVGTTYRPWRTRPTRPNHYPNDDRPRRPDHYPQKPDYRTESPERPENRPQRPHKPHKHHTTSTTTTTTTTTTTTTTTTTTMRTPYTQRPRHRYTPPAPRNDKPDKCDTSYDAISIIRREIFVFKGRYLWRIGDQGLYEGYPAEITRLFNLPEEIDHVDAVYERPDKKIVFFIGKRYYVFNANNLEPGYPKPLTRLGLPESLEKIDGAMIWGHNGKTYFFSGSMYWRFDESVNHVELDYPRNISMFAGIGTDIDAVFQWKNGKTYFFKGKGFWEFDDQRMKVAHERQKLSAPVWMGCPRELETNDVENYPRKSKIMASNNASTRSTLFVGIFFIAYFNKHL, from the exons CCTGAGAACCGAGCAACCGAGTGGTCTCGACACGGGCGGCGTTCGCTTCGAGCTGAGCAGGGCTCTCGATCTGTGGGCGAGGAACTCGAAACTCACCTTTCAGGAAGTTAACAGCGACAGAGCGGATATTCTGGTTTACTTTCATCG TGGTTATCATGGAGATGGATATCCATTCGATGGCAGAGGCCAAATTCTAGCACATGCATTCTTTCCTGGCAGAGATCGAGGAGGAGACGTACATTTTGATGAGGAAGAAATATGGTTGTTGCAGGGCGACAACAATGAAGaag GAACCAGCCTTTTCGCAGTAGCCGCGCATGAATTTGGCCATTCACTTGGATTGGCACATAGCTCGGTTCCTGGTGCACTCATGTATCCCTGGTATCAAGGATTGAGCTCTAATTACGAGTTGCCGGAAGACGACAGACATGGGATTCAACAGATGTACG GTGCACCGGAAGAGAGGCTCTGGGCCAATCTACCAGGTGGGCCGCCACCTCCGGAACGACCTACAACACCTCGAACAACTACGACAAGCGTTGGGACGACCTACAGACCATGGAGAACAAGACCAACCAGGCCGAATCACTATCCAAACGACGATCGGCCTCGACGCCCTGATCACTACCCTCAAAAGCCGGATTATAGAACAGAGAGTCCAGAGAGGCCGGAGAATCGACCTCAGAGGCCTCACAAACCTCACAAACATCACACGACTTCTACTacaactactactactactacaactactaccaccaccactaccaccacAACTATGAGAACGCCGTACACGCAGAGGCCAAGGCATCGTTATACACCACCGGCACCAAGGAACGACAAACCGGATAAATGTGATACGAGTTATGATGCCATCAGCATTATTCGTAGGGAAATTTTTGTCTTCAAAGGACGa tatttatgGAGAATTGGTGACCAAGGATTGTATGAAGGATATCCAGCGGAAATCACACGCTTGTTTAATCTACCTGAAGAAATTGATCATGTAGATGCAGTTTATGAGAGGCCAGACaagaaaatagtattttttattggcAAAAGATATTACGTTTTCAATGCTAACAATCTCGAACCAGGTTATCCGAAACCATTGACTAGATTGGGATTACCAGAATCATTAGAAAAGATTGATGGAGCAATGATTTGGGGACACAATGGAAAGACATATTTCTTTAGTGGATCTATGTATTGgag gTTTGATGAATCTGTAAATCACGTAGAACTTGATTATCCGAGAAATATAAGTATGTTTGCTGGTATCGGTACAGATATCGACGCTGtttttcaatggaaaaatg gtaAAACATACTTTTTTAAAGGTAAAGGATTCTGGGAATTCGATGATCAAAGAATGAAAGTTGCACACGAAAGACAAAAATTATCAGCACCAGTTTGGATGGGTTGTCCACGAGAATTGGAAACCAATGATGTCGAAAATTATccaagaaaatcaaaaatcatgGCTTCGAACAATGCATCGACACGATCAACTCTTTTTgtcggaatattttttatagcatattttaataaacatttgtaa
- the LOC107994799 gene encoding phosphopantothenoylcysteine decarboxylase produces the protein MACTFKKKILIGCTGSVATIKLPQLVDKLWRNNFEVRIVVTEKAKHFLKEAELPPGIQVLSDTVEWAAWQDRGDPVLHIDLVKWADLFLIAPLDANTLGKIASGICDNILTCVARAWDPLKPLVFCPAMNTKMWEHPVTATQIALLKSWGYKEVACISKTLMCGDVGIGGMAEVDTIVQTTLRLLNPWDPYSPPDMRL, from the exons atggCATGtacctttaaaaaaaagattttgattgGTTGTACTGGTAGTGTTGCAACAATTAAATTACCACAATTAGTAGATAAATTATGGCGTAATAACTTTGAAGTGAGAATAGTAGTCACTGAAAAAGCTAAGCATTTTTTGAAAGAGGCAGAACTGCCTCCAGGAATTCAAGTTTTATCTGATACAGTGGAATGGGCTGCTTGGCAAGACAGAGGTGATCCTGTATTGCATATTGATTTAGTGAAATGggccgatttatttttaattgctcCATTAGATGCTAATACTCTTGGCAAAATAGCTAGTGGTATatgtgataatatattaacttgTGTTGCACGTGCCTGGGATCCATTAAAGCCTTTGGTCTTTTGTCCTGCCATGAATACAAAAATGTGGGAACATCCTGTTACTGCAACAcag aTAGCTCTATTGAAGTCTTGGGGATACAAAGAAGTTGCATGCATTTCTAAAACTCTTATGTGTGGTGATGTAGGAATAGGTGGAATGGCAGAAGTAGATACCATTGTTCAAACTACACTAAGGTTGCTTAATCCTTGGGACCCATATTCTCCACCGGATATGCGCCTTTaa